A genomic window from Triticum urartu cultivar G1812 chromosome 7, Tu2.1, whole genome shotgun sequence includes:
- the LOC125525469 gene encoding heme-binding protein 2-like, with protein sequence MARRSGMLLLLAAAALLAAGAGAAVPPSCERIECPAYDVVDSANGFEIRRYKDAMWVSTAPIEDISLVDATRSGFLQLFKYIQGKNAYNETIEMTAPVLTRVAPSDGPFCVSSFVVSFYVPAKNQADPPPAEGLRVQRWAGARYAAVRRFGGFVADADVGKQAALLEASLQGTRWAAPVSDGRKADPASEYTVAQYNSPFEFSGRVNEIWMLFDTMAASDM encoded by the exons ATGGCGCGGCGGAGCGGCATGCTCCTCCTGCTCGCCGCGGCCGCCCTGCTCGCCGCCGGCGCGGGCGCCGCCGTGCCGCCGTCGTGCGAGCGCATCGAGTGCCCGGCGTACGACGTGGTGGACAGCGCCAACGGGTTCGAGATCCGGCGGTACAAGGACGCGATGTGGGTCTCCACCGCGCCCATCGAGGACATCTCGCTCGTCGACGCCACCCGCTCCGGCTTCCTCCA GCTTTTCAAGTACATCCAGGGGAAGAACGCGTACAACGAGACGATCGAGATGACGGCGCCGGTGCTGACGCGGGTGGCGCCCAGCGACGGGCCCTTCTGCGTCTCCTCCTTCGTGGTCAGCTTCTACGTGCCGGCCAAGAACCAGGCGGACCCGCCGCCGGCCGAGGGCCTGCGCGTGCAGAGGTGGGCCGGGGCGAGGTACGCGGCCGTGCGCCGGTTCGGCGGCTTCGTAGCCGACGCCGACGTCGGCAAGCAGGCCGCGCTGCTCGAGGCCAGCCTGCAGGGGACCAGGTGGGCCGCGCCCGTGTCCGACGGCCGCAAGGCCGACCCGGCGTCCGAGTACACCGTGGCGCAGTACAACTCGCCGTTCGAGTTCAGCGGCAGGGTGAACGAGATATGGATGCTCTTCGACACCATGGCCGCGTCCGACATGTAA
- the LOC125525467 gene encoding probable hexosyltransferase MUCI70 — MIRLEKKKEKDSRRIKWEHGWEHGEGAGKPDPSYLLLTCGMLDHGTAGGFLLRNGRAACTRTPDRLFPCDPITQLQKWKQTGGHVRTPATPPIRPGGMAWVRVRRPPLLQSKLLCLSLLYLLTTLPLALYVSFSDPSRCLSLHRLLLRPARRSPPPPTPLFEYPRGYGAHKHALPVPRALCSDPAVFSDYNTVLQEINGLGRNLSAAHRRASPALRYQNGRRDSFAGNLSMEERRSFFSNTDSAVEIPCGFFKEFPLAQADRLAMEGCRGVVVASAILNDHDKIRQPKGLGSHTVKAACFFMFIDDRTHRVLASHGILKDEHAASASAVVGAWRVVTLQQEQLPYEDPAMNGVVVKHLLHRLFPNARFSVWVDAKMQLTVDPLLLVHSLLLGKGVDMAVSRHPFNLHAMEEAIATARWRKWRDVDAVRAQMEAYCGNGLQPWSPGKLPYPSDVPDTAIIMRRHGSASDLFSCLLFNELEAFNPRDQLAFAYVRDQMSPRVSINMFEVEVLEHISVEYRHNLKRDNGGGGGGVSRMASSRDIAGSSCEGYLMKMWGEPSE; from the exons atgattagattagaaaagaaaaaggaaaaagacagccgtaggataaagtgggagcacggatgggagcatggggaaggagcaggcaagccggatcctTCCTATTTGCTGCTCACGTGCGGCATGTTGGACCACGGCACGGCAGGTGGTTTTTTACTCCGTAACGGACGTGCGGCATGCACGAGGACGCCGGATCGCCTCTTCCCGTGTGACCCGATCACTCAGCTCCAAAAGTGGAAACAAACCGGGGGGCACGTACGTACGCCAGCCACTCCGCCGATCCGCCCGGGCGGCATGGCGTGGGTGCGCGTGCGGAGGCCCCCGCTGCTGCAGTCCAAGCTGCTCTGCCTCTCGCTGCTCTACCTCCTCACCACGCTCCCGCTCGCGCTCTACGTCTCCTTCTCCGACCCCTCGCGCTGCCTGtccctccaccgcctcctcctccgccccgCCCGCCGCTCCCCTCCGCCGCCGACGCCGCTCTTCGAGTACCCGCGCGGCTACGGCGCGCACAAGCACGCCCTCCCCGTCCCGCGCGCGCTCTGCTCCGACCCGGCCGTCTTCTCAG ATTATAACACTGTTCTGCAAGAGATCAATGGCCTCGGCCGCAACCTCTCGGCGGCTCATCGTCGTGCATCCCCTGCGTTGCGGTACCAGAACGGCAGGAGGGACTCGTTTGCGGGGAATTTGTCCATGGAGGAACGAAGATCGTTCTTCAGTAACACGGACAGCGCGGTGGAAATCCCATGTGGATTCTTCAAGGAATTCCCCCTCGCACAAGCCG ACAGATTGGCCATGGAGGGCTGCCGAGGGGTCGTGGTCGCCTCGGCGATCCTGAACGACCACGACAAGATCCGGCAGCCGAAGGGGCTCGGCTCCCATACGGTCAAGGCGGCgtgcttcttcatgttcatcGACGACCGTACCCACCGGGTCCTGGCGAGCCACGGCATCCTCAAAGACGAGCACGCCGCGTCGGCCAGCGCGGTCGTCGGCGCATGGCGCGTGGTGACGCTGCAGCAGGAGCAGCTCCCCTACGAGGACCCCGCCATGAACGGCGTCGTGGTGAAGCACCTGCTGCACCGGCTGTTCCCGAACGCCAGGTTCAGCGTGTGGGTGGACGCCAAGATGCAGCTCACGGTGGACCCGCTGCTGCTGGTGCACTCGCTCCTCCTCGGCAAGGGCGTGGACATGGCGGTCTCCAGGCACCCGTTCAACCTCCACGCCATGGAGGAGGCGATCGCCACGGCGCGGTGGCGCAAGTGGCGCGACGTGGACGCCGTCAGGGCGCAGATGGAGGCCTACTGCGGCAACGGCCTGCAGCCATGGTCCCCGGGCAAGCTCCCATATCCTTCAG ATGTGCCGGACACGGCGATCATCATGAGGAGGCACGGCTCGGCGAGCGACCTCTTCTCCTGCCTGCTCTTCAACGAGCTTGAGGCGTTCAACCCGCGGGACCAGCTGGCCTTCGCCTACGTGCGGGACCAGATGAGCCCCAGGGTGAGCATCAACATGTTCGAGGTGGAGGTGCTGGAGCACATCAGCGTCGAGTACCGGCACAACCTGAAGCGCGACAatggcggcggaggaggaggggtCTCCAGGATGGCGTCATCGCGGGACATCGCCGGGAGCAGCTGCGAGGGGTACCTCATGAAGATGTGGGGGGAGCCTTCTGAATAA